In Denticeps clupeoides chromosome 1, fDenClu1.1, whole genome shotgun sequence, a single window of DNA contains:
- the LOC114796457 gene encoding titin isoform X27, with protein MQMESRRKSQRSSFMDSLSSRSQWIIVLGLLITWSMAGIFMFDFINFKEEPDTQEDPIAAINDALESISEYMDKGLDVLSDPLGLVPESGEIVESAVDGLADLAGSASGLLLDSEGSVYGVRFLKSGGALIEDVRTGMQDAVLYLFHIFEGVLNAVTSFPVGILTQTLDGVKCILNLIANCIPSMPASREGSSYGVGALKSGGALMEDARIGLKNAVLYIFDVFQGLLNAAASFPFDGVTWIVNLIANCIPSMPAGHEGGFYGEVVLQSGGALVEDVRTGVKNVVLYLFNVFEGVLDAVIFIPDLLVTQTMHGVKYITNIVVYCVTSIPIDHAGWIPESIKPMNAITYATEGITNLNKNVFGSLSNMFKSDEGYIPEMSFDPMKVVTDAVEEITDKRNMFLAYLSTMLMQEKEDALQMKRKKGEFFPPLETVTEIMDRKEDDVLLEKIFKATSTKLEDHRRGRAMDDLQEEHEQKQEDSGKLDLKEEEDLDHMGEYQQEDRDEKNNKDASDYYNVSEPENLDDAVEKNVEGLVFLMKPITDVPDLERDSEAADEYEDKKSPESVIPEIEEFKEFETIPDDDEEMISGDTEETGKQARSDITEEEDDDDDDDDDDDKVPAEQAHSDITVSDFEGEIEMKVTDDDDLDSEDTEEKTSNVADDHIIEGEDDGEDLTEKTTAASKLAETTDDYNNDDAEDYRGGDEDNKDKDDYLEIEDAEETTAHDESVSEIDNKKDHVTESEDDVKDLIGPFTEAPKLADNEDDLEREDEEGKITSDLALAEIDNKHDHMTESEDDLIEPPTAAASLTDNHNVHDDDDAEEKIKSDVVVTEMDDKDDPLTVSEADSEDLIDPPAEAPSLTENCDVNYGDVHDDDDDLDSDDAEEKIKSDGGLAEDLVEPQTESPKMAEASDADEEDDLQSEDAEDKIKAEIRNKDDHMTESEDDSEDHTEPTTAAPSLAEVSDNQNDDEDDNDFDSDGSEMTEPLETMDTDVSAEQTKPEDILLKPDSSANGDDQNNNNNDRRKEKSKMKKQLPGKTRQSNITSDVLTEQEDLDSLPQDLYGVLEQEKAYKEQKTKEEVYKVIQELRAAEDEEDEEQMAITEETEKNAEEKTSDRMKRKAKLQMNMTSDDLEPKAEKLEKPEKLKKKPSVETHVIKKKSQKEVEAQRERAKPAKKEAEVLKEKVKPAKTERKVAKKAEQAKKAAPKVSTEKAKISPERKEAEDLKRKVKPAPAIKEVPQEKVKLAPEEAEVTKEKVKPLKKDFAASKEKAKPKKDVEAQTERAKPGKDAEVPKEKAKAKEARQVAKEKPAAQIKEPQVPQKKPITPEKEPAEKAKARPTKKESELPKEKAKAPAEVKEVPKEKVKPTPPIKKPKILKKDLKPITKEPKIPKEESKPIKKEPKIPKEEPKPIKEEPEIPKEESKPTKKVPEKAKSAPAIKEPEMPKEKEKPTLTVKKAEVTKEKAKSTRAAKQAEVPKEKARPTPGVKKPEEETHPEKKEIQKEEPKSSKKEPKILKEEPKPIKKEPKILKELKPIKKVPKIPKEGSKPIKKELKMPKEEPKPIKEEPEIPKEEPKPTKKEPEISKEESKPIKTEPKVPKEETPPSKKDPKILKEETQPMKKEPKIPKEEPKPKKESKIPKAKPRPTMKEPDISKEESKPIKTEPKSPKKELKPIKKEPKIPKEELKPIKKEPKVKKENTQPIKKEPKIPKVKAKPIMKEPKVPKEEIQLIKKEAKIPEEEPKPIKKEPKVPKEETKPIKKEPKVKKEDTQSITKAEPKIPKEEPEPIKKEPKVPKEDTQPIKKEPKIPVEEPKPIKKEPKVPKEDTHPIKKEPKIPVEEPKPIKKEPKVPKEDTQPIKKEPKIPVEEPKSIKKEPKIPVEEPKSIKKEPKVPKEETKPIKKEPKIPEEEPKSIKKEPKVPKEETKPIKKEPKTPKVEAKPIKKEPKIPEEEPKSIKKEPKIPVEEPKSIKKEPKVPKEETKPIKKEPKIPEEEPKPIKKEPKIPKEEPKPIKKEPKVPKEDTQPIKKEPKIPEEEPKPIKKEPKVPKEETKPIKKEPKTPKVEAKPIKKESKIPEEEPKSIKKEPKIPEEEPKSIKKEPKIPEEESKSIKKEPKVPKEDTQPIKKEPKIPKEEPKPIKKEPKVPKEETKPIKKEPKTPKVEAKPIKKEPKIPEEEPKSIKKELDILKEEPKKAEAEVAKGKVKSTPAVKKPEVPKEKPEPIKKEAEMPKEKLKATPTIKKAEVQKEEKKLMKKEPEVPNEKVLHTTATQVEPVLKEKVKPPRKDVELAKAKAKPAPPLKAEAGIPKDKAKPKKAAEKDKEKPEPTPSPKELGVKKEKVPAAPTAKKPDVPKTEAKQPKKAPGAVLKERLKLTRGKADIHLKAELEGLKNLTKPIPKKEHIVKERKKLVEKATPEAPKEVKPVPETEEPEVSQETTAPLEKVVHIESVTPVDVTEPAPTKPGEPPLLEEFGAEEDDLPYFQCFFVDEDDTHYPFFPFSPIQM; from the exons ATGCAGATGGAGTCTCGTCGCAAGAGCCAGCGCAGCAGCTTCATGGATTCCCTTAGCAGCCGCAGCCAATGGATCATCGTCCTCGGCCTCCTCATCACCTGGTCCATGGCTGGCATATTTATGTTCGACTTCATCAATTTCAAGGAAGAACCGG acacacaggagGATCCCATAGCCGCTATAAACGATGCGTTGGAGAGCATCTCGGAATATATGGATAAAGGCCTGGACGTTTTGAGTGACCCGCTGG GTTTAGTACCTGAATCGGGTGAGATAGTCGAGTCTGCTGTTGATGGACTCGCTGATTTAGCAGGCTCGGCATCAGGACTGCTGCTGGACAGTGAAG gGAGCGTGTACGGAGTGCGTTTCTTGAAATCAGGTGGTGCTCTAATCGAAGATGTAAGAACTGGAATGCAGGATGCGGTGCTGTATTTATTCCACATCTTTGAAG GAGTGCTGAATGCAGTGACCTCCTTCCCAGTAGGAATTTTGACTCAAACACTTGATGGAGTTAAATGCATACTGAACTTGATCGCAAACTGTATTCCAAGCATGCCAGCTAGCCGTGAAG GGAGTTCTTATGGAGTGGGCGCCCTGAAATCTGGTGGTGCACTAATGGAAGATGCAAGAATTGGGCTGAAGAACGCAGTCCTGTATATATTCGACGTCTTTCAAG GCCTCCTCAATGCAGCGGCCTCCTTCCCGTTTGATGGAGTAACATGGATAGTGAACTTGATTGCAAACTGTATTCCAAGCATGCCAGCTGGCCACGAAG gggGTTTTTATGGAGAGGTTGTCCTGCAATCTGGAGGTGCACTCGTGGAAGATGTGAGAACTGGAGTGAAGAATGTGGTTCTGTATTTATTCAACGTCTTCGAAG GAGTGCTGGATGCAGTTATCTTCATCCCGGATCTGCTTGTGACTCAAACAATGCATGGAGTGAAATACATAACAAACATTGTGGTATATTGCGTCACAAGCATACCCATTGACCATGCAG GTTGGATTCCCGAAAGCATTAAACCAATGAACGCCATTACTTACGCAACAGAAGGAATCACTAACCTAAACAAGAATGTCTTTGGCTCGTTGTCTAACATGTTCAAGAGTGATGAAG GTTACATTCCGGAAATGAGCTTTGACCCCATGAAAGTTGTCACTGATGCAGTAGAAGAAATTACTGACAAAAGGAACATGTTCTTGGCATATTTGTCAACTATGCTGATGCAAGAAAAGG aaGATGCACTacagatgaaaagaaagaaag GAGAATTTTTCCCTCCACTAGAAACAG TTACAGAGATCATGGACAGAAAAGAAGATGATGTTCTGCTGGAGAAGATCTTTAAGGCCACTAGTACAAAGCTAGAAGATCACAGGAGAGGAAGAGCCATGGATGACCTCCAAGAAGAGCATGAGCAAAAACAGGAAGATTCTGGTAAATTGGAtttgaaagaggaagaagatcTAGATCACATGGGAGAATATCAACAGGAGGACAGGGATGAGAAAAACAACAAGGATGCTTCTGATTATTATAATGTTTCCGAACCTGAAAATCTTGATGATGCTGTTGAAAAAAATGTTGAGGGTCTTGTGTTTTTGATGAAACCCATCACAGACGTTCCAGATTTGGAAAGGGATTCTGAAGCAGCAGATGAATATGAGGATAAGAAGAGTCCAGAGTCTGTCATTCCTGAAATAgaagaatttaaagaatttgaAACAATTCCAGATGACGATGAAGAAATGATCAGTGGGGATACAGAGGAGACAGGAAAACAGGCAAGATCTGACataacagaagaagaagatgatgatgatgatgatgatgatgatgatgataaggTCCCAGCAGAACAGGCACATTCTGATATAACCGTGTCTGACTTTGAAGGTGAAATAGAGATGAAGGTCACTGATGACGATGATTTAGACAGTGAGGATACAGAGGAAAAAACATCCAATGTAGCTGACGATCATATTATTGAAGGTGAAGATGACGGTGAAGACCTGACAGAAAAAACCACAGCAGCCAGTAAATTGGCTGAGACCACTGACGATTACAACAACGATGATGCTGAAGATTACAGGGGAGGTGATGAAGATAACAAAGATAAGGATGATTATTTGGAGATCGAGGATGCAGAGGAAACAACAGCACATGATGAATCTGTTTCTGAAATAGATAACAAAAAGGATCATGTCACTGAAAGTGAAGATGACGTTAAAGACCTGATAGGACCATTCACAGAAGCACCTAAACTGGCTGATAATGAAGATGATTTAGAGCGTGAGGATGAAGAAGGAAAAATAACATCTGATCTAGCTCTAGCTGAAATAGATAACAAACATGACCACATGACTGAAAGTGAAGATGACCTGATAGAACcacccacagcagcagcatcactgACAGATAACCACAAtgttcatgatgatgatgatgcagaagaaaaaattaaatctgaTGTAGTTGTAACTGAAATGGATGACAAAGATGATCCTCTGACTGTAAGTGAAGCTGACAGTGAAGATCTAATAGATCCACCTGCAGAAGCACCATCATTGACTGAGAACTGTGATGTTAATTATGGTGAtgttcatgatgatgatgatgatttggATAGTGATGatgcagaagaaaaaataaaatctgatggAGGTCTAGCTGAAGACCTTGTAGAACCACAAACAGAATCACCTAAAATGGCTGAGGCCAGTGATGCTGATGAGGAAGATGATTTACAGAGCGAGGATGCAGAAGACAAAATAAAAGCTGAAATACGTAATAAAGATGACCACATGACTGAAAGTGAAGATGATAGTGAAGACCATACAGAACCAACTACAGCAGCACCATCACTGGCTGAGGTCAGTGATAATCaaaatgatgatgaagatgataaTGATTTTGACAGTGATGGTTCAGAGATGACAGAACCGCTGGAGACAATGGATACAGATGTATCAGCTGAACAAACCAAACCTGAGGACATACTTTTGAAGCCTGACAGTTCTGCCAATGGTGATgaccaaaacaacaacaacaacgacagAAGGAAGGAAAAATCCAAAATGAAGAAGCAGTTGCCGGGGAAGACAAGGCAATCAAACATCACGTCCGATGTTCTCACAGAGCAAGAAGATCTGGACTCTTTGCCACAGGACTTATACGGAG TTCTTGAACAAGAAAAAGCATATaaagagcaaaaaacaaaagaagaagtgTATAAGGTCATCCAAG AGTTGAGAGCCGcagaggatgaagaggatgaagaacAGATGGCCATAACTgaggaaacagaaaaaaatgctgaagaAAAAACATCCGACAGAATGAAACGCAAAGCCAAGCTTCAGATGAACATGACTTCAGATGACCTGGAGCCCAAAG CAGAGAAACTGGAGAAGCCCGAGAAGCTGAAGAAGAAACCCAGTGTTGAGACTCATGTGATAAAAAAGAAGTCCCAGAAAG AGGTGGAAGCTCAAAGGGAAAGAGCCAAACCAGCAAAGAAAG AAGCTGAGGTCCTGAAAGAGAAAGTCAAACCAGCCAAGACAG AACGTAAAGTTGCAAAGAAAGCTGAACAAGCAAAGAAAG CAGCACCTAAAGTTTCCACAGAAAAAGCCAAAATATCACCAGAGAGAAAAG AAGCTGAGGATCTGAAGAGGAAAGTCAAACCAGCTCCAGCAATTAAGG AAGTGCCACAAGAAAAAGTCAAGCTTGCACCTGAAGAGGCCGAAG TTACAAAGGAGAAGGTCAAACCACTGAAGAAAg aCTTTGCTGCTTCAAAGGAAAAAGCCAAACCAAAGAAAG ATGTGGAAGCTCAGACAGAGAGGGCCAAACCAGGAAAGG ATGCTGAAGTCCCAAAAGAAAAAGCTAAAGCAAAGGAGG CAAGACAAGTGGCAAAAGAAAAACCAGCAGCACAAATAAAAG AGCCTCAGGTTCCACAGAAGAAACCCATAACTCCTGAGAAAG AACCAGCTGAAAAGGCCAAAGCTCgaccaacaaaaaaag AATCTGAATTACCAAAAGAAAAGGCCAAGGCTCCAGCTGAAGTAAAAG AAGTtccaaaagaaaaagtgaaaccTACTCCACCAATTAAAA AACCAAAGATTCTGAAGAAGGACCTCAAACCTATAACGAAAG AACCCAAGATTCCAAAGGAGGAATCCAAACCTATAAAGAaag AACCTAAGATTCCAAAGGAGGAACCCAAACCAATAAAGGAAG AACCAGAGATTCCAAAGGAGGAATCTAAACCTACAAAGAAAG TGCCAGAAAAGGCCAAGTCTGCCCCAGCAATAAAAG AACCAGAAAtgccaaaagaaaaagagaagccCACTCTAACAGTTAAAA AAGCAGAAGtgacaaaagaaaaagccaAGTCTACTCGAGCTGCTAAAC AAGCAGAAGTGCCGAAAGAAAAGGCCAGGCCTACTCCAGGGGTTAAAA AACCAGAGGAGGAAACCCATCCTGAAAAGAAAG AAATTCAGAAAGAGGAACCCAAATCTTCAAAGAAAG AACCCAAGATCCTGAAAGAGGAACCCAAACCTATTAAGAAAG AACCAAAGATTCTGAAGGAGCTCAAACCTATAAAGAAAG TACCCAAGATTCCTAAGGAGGGATCCAAACCTATAAAGAAAG AACTTAAAATGCCAAAAGAAGAACCCAAACCAATAAAGGAAG AACCAGAGATTCCAAAGGAGGAACCTAAACCTACAAAGAAAG AACCAGAGATTTCAAAGGAGGAATCCAAACCTATAAAGACAG AACCCAAGGTTCCAAAGGAGGAAACCCCACCTTCAAAGAAAG ACCCCAAGATTCTGAAAGAGGAAACCCAACCTATGAAGAAAG AACCCAAGATTCCGAAGGAGGAACCCAAACCCAAGAAAG AATCAAAGATTCCAAAGGCAAAACCTAGACCTACAATGAAAG AACCAGATATTTCAAAGGAGGAATCCAAACCAATAAAGACAG AACCTAAAAGTCCAAAGAAGGAACTCAAACCAATCAAGAAAG AACCTAAGATTCCAAAGGAGGAACTCAAACCAATCAAGAAAG AACCCAAGGTTAAAAAAGAGAACACCCAACCTATTAAGAAAG AACCCAAAATCCCAAAGGTGAAAGCCAAACCTATAATGAAAG AACCCAAGGTTCCAAAGGAAGAAATACAACTTATAAAGAAAG AAGCCAAGATTCCAGAGGAGGAGCCCAAACCTATAAAGAAAG AACCCAAGGTTCCAAAGGAAGAAACCAAACCCATAAAAAAAG AACCCAAGGTTAAAAAAGAGGACACCCAATCTATTACGAAAG CAGAACCCAAGATTCCAAAGGAGGAGCCCGAACCTATAAAGAAAG AACCCAAGGTTCCAAAGGAAGACACCCAACCTATAAAGAAAG AACCCAAGATTCCAGTGGAGGAGCCCAAACCTATAAAGAAAG AACCCAAGGTTCCAAAGGAAGACACCCATCCTATAAAGAAAG AACCCAAGATTCCAGTGGAGGAGCCCAAACCTATAAAGAAAG AACCCAAGGTTCCAAAGGAAGACACCCAACCTATAAAGAAAG AACCCAAGATTCCAGTGGAGGAGCCCAAATCTATAAAGAAAG AACCCAAGATTCCAGTGGAGGAGCCCAAATCTATAAAGAAAG AACCCAAGGTTCCAAAGGAAGAAACCAAACCCATAAAGAAAG AACCCAAGATTCCAGAGGAGGAGCCCAAATCTATAAAGAAAG AACCCAAGGTTCCAAAGGAAGAAACCAAACCTATCAAGAAAG AACCCAAGACTCCAAAGGTGGAAGCCAAACCTATAAAGAAAG AACCCAAGATTCCAGAGGAGGAGCCCAAATCTATAAAGAAAG AACCCAAGATTCCAGTGGAGGAGCCCAAATCTATAAAGAAAG AACCCAAGGTTCCAAAGGAAGAAACCAAACCTATAAAGAAAG AACCCAAGATTCCAGAGGAGGAGCCCAAACCTATAAAGAAAG AACCCAAGATTCCAAAGGAGGAGCCCAAACCTATAAAGAAAG AACCCAAGGTTCCAAAGGAAGACACCCAACCTATAAAGAAAG AACCCAAGATTCCAGAGGAGGAGCCCAAACCTATAAAGAAAG AACCCAAGGTTCCAAAGGAAGAAACCAAACCTATAAAGAAAG AACCCAAGACTCCAAAGGTGGAAGCCAAACCTATAAAGAAAG AATCCAAGATTCCAGAGGAGGAGCCCAAATCTATAAAGAAAG AACCCAAGATTCCAGAGGAGGAGCCCAAATCTATAAAGAAAG AACCCAAGATTCCAGAGGAGGAGTCCAAATCTATAAAGAAAG AACCCAAGGTTCCAAAGGAAGACACCCAACCTATAAAGAAAG AACCCAAGATTCCAAAGGAGGAGCCCAAACCTATAAAGAAAG AACCCAAGGTTCCAAAGGAAGAAACCAAACCTATCAAGAAAG AACCCAAGACTCCAAAGGTGGAAGCCAAACCTATAAAGAAAG AACCCAAGATTCCAGAGGAGGAGCCCAAATCTATAAAGAAAG AACTAGATATTCTAAAGGAGGAACCCAAGAAAG CAGAGGCAGAAGTAGCAAAAGGCAAAGTCAAGTCCACTCCTGCAGTTAAAA AGCCTGAGGTTCCTAAGGAGAAACCTGAACCAATAAAGAAAG aAGCAGAAATGCCAAAAGAGAAACTCAAAGCCACTCCAACAATAAAAA AAGCTGAGGTtcaaaaggaggagaagaaactaATGAAGAAAg AACCAGAGGTGCCTAATGAAAAAGTATTACACACCACGGCAACACAAG TAGAGCCTGTTCTAAAGGAGAAAGTCAAGCCACCAAGGAAAG ATGTTGAATTGGCAAAAGCAAAAGCCAAACCGGCTCCACCATTAAAAG CAGAAGCTGGCATTCCAAAGGACAAAGCTAAACCTAAAAAAG CTGCTGAGAAGGACAAAGAAAAGCCAGAGCCCACTCCATCACCAAAGG AATTAGGTGTGAAGAAGGAAAAAGTCCCAGCTGCACCAACAGCAAAAA AGCCAGATGTTCCCAAGACTGAAGCCAAACAACCAAAGAAAG CACCAGGAGCGGTTTTGAAAGAAAGACTGAAACTGACAAGAGGTAAAGCAGACATTCACCTCAAAGCAG AGCTTGAAGGTCTGAAAAATCTTACAAAGCCTATTCCAAAGAAAG AACACATTGTAAAGGAAAGGAAGAAGCTGGTGGAGAAAG CAACTCCAGAGGCACCAAAAGAAGTGAAACCTGTGCCAGAGACAGAAG AGCCTGAAGTTTCACAGGAGACCACTGCACCTCTGGAGAAAG TTGTTCATATAGAATCTGTAACACCAGTGGACGTCACAGAACCAGCGCCTACAAAACCAG GTGAACCACCGCTGTTGGAGGAGTTTGGTGCAGAAGAAG atgacctGCCCTACTTCCAGTGCTTCTTTGTGGATGAAGATGACACCCACTATCCTTTCTTCCCTTTCTCACCGATCCAAATGTGA